A stretch of Equus przewalskii isolate Varuska chromosome 11, EquPr2, whole genome shotgun sequence DNA encodes these proteins:
- the FIBP gene encoding acidic fibroblast growth factor intracellular-binding protein isoform X1, whose translation MTSELDIFVGNTTLIDEDVYRLWLDGYSVGDAVALRVRSGILEQTGATAAVLQSDTMDHYRTFHMLERLLHAPPKLLHQLIYQIPPSRQALLIERYYAFDEAFVREVLGKKLSKGTKKDLDDISTKTGITLKSCRRQFDNFKRVFKVVEEMRGSLVDNVQQHFLLSDRLARDYAAIVFFANNRFETGKKKLQYLSFGDFAFCAELMIQNWTLGAVGEAPTDPDSQVDDMDMDLDKEFLQDLKELKVLVADKDLLDLHKSLVCTALRGKLGVFSEMEANFKNLSRGLVNVATKLTHNKDVRDLFVDLVEKFVEPCRSDHWPLSDVRLFLNQYSASVHSLDGFRHQALWDRYMGTLRGCLLRLYHD comes from the exons ATGACTAGTGAGCTGGATATCTTCGTGGGGAACACGACCCTCATCGACGAGGACGTGTATCGCCTCTGGCTGGATGGTTACTCGG TGGGCGACGCAGTGGCCCTGAGGGTGCGCTCAGGAATCCTGGAGCAGACGGGTGCCACGGCCGCGGTGCTGCAGAGCGACACTATGGACCACTACCGTACTTTCCACATGCTCGAGCGCCTGCTGCACGCACCGCCCAAGTTGCTGCACCAGCTCATCTACCAGATCCCGCCCTCCCGACAGGCGCTGCTCATCGAGAG GTACTACGCCTTTGATGAGGCCTTTGTGCGGGAGGTCCTGGGCAAGAAGCTGTCCAAGGGCACCAAGAAAGACCTGGACGACATCAGCACCAAAACAGGCATCACCCTCAAGAGCTGCCGGAGACAG TTTGACAATTTCAAGCGAGTCTTCAAGGTGGTGGAGGAAATGCGGGGCTCCCTGGTTGATAACGTCCAGCAACACTTCCTCCTCTCCGACCGGCTGGCCAG GGACTATGCAGCCATTGTCTTCTTTGCCAACAACCGCTTTGAGACAGGGAAGAAAAAACTGCAGTACCTGAGCTTTGGCGACTTTGCCTTCTGTGCTGAGCTCATGATCCAGAACTGGACCCTCGGAGCCGTCGGTGAGGCCCCCACTGACCCAG ACTCCCAGGTGGATGACATGGACATGGACTTAGACAAGGAGTTTCTTCAGGACTTGAAGGAGCTCAAGGTGCTTGTAGCTGACAAGGACCTTCTGGACCTGCACAAGAG CCTGGTGTGCACCGCCCTTCGAGGAAAGCTCGGTGTCTTCTCTGAAATGGAAGCCAACTTCAAG AACCTGTCCCGGGGGCTGGTGAATGTGGCCACCAAGCTGACTCACAATAAGGACGTCAGAGACCTATTTGTGGACCTCGTGGAAAAG TTCGTGGAACCCTGCCGCTCTGACCACTGGCCATTGAGTGACGTGCGGCTCTTCTTGAATCAGTATTCGGCGTCGGTCCACTCCCTGGATGGCTTCCG GCACCAGGCCCTCTGGGACCGCTACATGGGTACCCTCCGTGGCTGCCTCCTGCGCCTCTATCATGACTGA
- the CTSW gene encoding cathepsin W isoform X1, with amino-acid sequence MAQTVHLSCLLALLVAGLAEGFNGSPGGQDPGPRPLELKEVFTLFQIQYNRSYSSPAEYAHRLDIFARNLAQAQRLQEDDLGTAEFGVSPFSDLTEEEFGQLYGHRRAAAGAPHVGRKVESEKWEKTVPQTCDWQKAAGVISSVKNQPHPLTQEMCNCCWAMAAAGNIEALWAITYHQSVEVSIQQLLDCDRCGNGCKGGFVWDAFLTVLNNSGLASEKDYPFRGDAKRHRCQAKKPKVAWIQDFIRLPEDEQKIAEYLATHGPITVTINMKLLQQYQKGVIKATPTTCDPQHLDHSVLLVGFGGGKSVEGRRPGAVSSQSRPRRSSSYWILKNSWGAKWGEEGYFRLHRGSNTCGITKYALTALVDQPRKKRPVSCPP; translated from the exons ATGGCCCAAACCGTccacctctcctgcctcctggccctaTTGGTGGCAGGTCTGGCTGAAGGCTTCAATGGCTCCCCCGGGGGCCAG GACCCAGGGCCCCGGCCGCTGGAGCTGAAAGAGGTCTTCACGTTATTCCAGATCCAGTACAACCGGAGTTACTCGAGCCCAGCAG AGTATGCTCACCGCCTGGACATCTTTGCCCGCAACCTGGCTCAGGCTCAGCGACTGCAGGAGGACGACTTGGGCACGGCTGAGTTTGGGGTGTCCCCATTCAGTGACCTCACAG AGGAGGAGTTTGGCCAGCTCTATGGGCATCGGAGGGCGGCTGCAGGGGCCCCCCACGTGGGCAGAAAGGTAGAGTCTGAAAAGTGGGAGAAGACAGTGCCCCAGACCTGTGACTGGCAGAAGGCAGCCGGTGTCATCTCATCCGTCAAGAACCAG CCTCACCCTCTCACCCAGGAAATGTGTAACTGCTGCTGGGCCATGGCGGCTGCGGGCAACATTGAGGCCCTGTGGGCCATCACATACCATCAGTCTGTGGAAGTCTCCATACAGC AGCTGCTCGACTGTGACCGCTGTGGGAATGGCTGCAAGGGTGGCTTCGTCTGGGACGCGTTCCTGACTGTTCTCAACAACA GTGGCCTGGCCAGTGAAAAGGACTATCCATTCCGGGGGGATGCCAAACGCCACAGGTGCCAGGCCAAGAAGCCCAAGGTGGCCTGGATCCAGGATTTCATCAGGCTGCCGGAGGACGAGCAGA AAATCGCCGAGTACCTGGCCACCCATGGCCCCATCACCGTGACCATCAACATGAAGCTACtgcag CAATACCAAAAGGGTGTGATCAAGGCCACGCCCACCACCTGTGACCCCCAGCATTTGGATCATTCTGTCTTGCTGGTGGGTTTCGGTGGAGGCAAGTCAGTGGAGGGGAGGCGGCCAGGGGCAGTCTCATCCCAGTCTCGTCCTCGCCGCTCCTCCTCATACTGGATCCTGAAGAACTCCTGGGGGGCCAAGTGGGGCGAGGAG GGCTATTTCCGGCTACATCGAGGGAGCAATACATGTGGCATCACCAAGTACGCGCTCACTGCCCTAGTGGACCAACCACGTAAGAAGCGGCCAgtctcctgccctccctga
- the CFL1 gene encoding cofilin-1 isoform X2 has translation MKVRKSSTPEEVKKRKKAVLFCLSEDKKNIILEEGKEILVGDVGQTVDDPYATFVKMLPDKDCRYALYDATYETKESKKEDLVFIFWAPESAPLKSKMIYASSKDAIKKKLTGIKHELQANCYEEVKDRCTLAEKLGGSAVISLEGKPL, from the exons ATGAAGGTGCGTAAGTCGTCAACACCAGAGGAGGTAAAGAAGCGCAAGAAGGCAGTGCTCTTCTGCCTGAGTGAGGACAAGAAGAACATCATCCTCGAGGAGGGCAAGGAGATCCTGGTAGGTGATGTGGGCCAGACCGTAGACGACCCCTACGCCACCTTTGTCAAGATGCTGCCAGATAAGGACTGCCGCTACGCCCTCTATGACGCAACCTACGAGACCAAGGAGAGCAAGAAGGAGGACCTGGTGTTTATCTTCTG GGCCCCTGAGTCTGCACCCCTTAAGAGCAAAATGATCTACGCCAGCTCCAAGGACGCCATCAAGAAGAAGCTGACGG GGATCAAGCATGAATTACAAGCAAACTGCTACGAGGAGGTCAAGGACCGTTGCACTCTGGCAGAGAAGCTGGGGGGCAGCGCCGTCATCTCCCTGGAGGGCAAGCCTTTGTga
- the FOSL1 gene encoding fos-related antigen 1: MYRDFGEPGPSSGAGGAYGGPAQPPGTGQQKFHLVPSINAVSGSQELQWMVQPHFLGPSSYPRPLAYPQYSPPQPRPGVIRALGPPPGVRRRPSEQISPEEEERRRVRRERNKLAAAKCRNRRKELTDFLQAETDKLEDEKSGLQREIEELQKQKERLELVLEAHRPICKIPEGAKESDTGGTGGTSSTSSPPAPSCPVPCISLSPGPVLEPEALHTPTLMTTPSLTPFTPSLVFTYPSTPEPCASAHRKSSSSSGDPSSDPLGSPTLLAL; encoded by the exons ATGTACCGAGACTTCGGGGAACCCGGACCGAGCTCCGGGGCCGGCGGTGCGTACGGCGGCCCAGCGCAGCCCCCGGGGACAGGCCAGCAG AAGTTCCACCTCGTGCCAAGTATCAACGCTGTGAGCGGCAGCCAGGAGCTCCAGTGGATGGTGCAGCCTCACTTCCTGGGACCCAGCAGCTACCCCAGGCCTCTGGCATACCCCCAGTACAGCCCCCCACAGCCCCGGCCAGGAGTCATTCGGGCCCTGGGGCCACCTCCAGGGGTGCGTCGCCGGCCCTCTGAACAG ATCAGCCCGGAGGAGGAGGAGCGCCGTCGAGTGAGGCGCGAGCGGAACAAGCTGGCGGCGGCCAAGTGCAGGAACCGGAGGAAGGAACTGACCGACTTCCTGCAGGCG GAGACCGACAAACTGGAGGATGAGAAATCCGGGCTGCAGAGAGAGATTGAggagctgcagaagcagaaggagCGCCTGGAGCTGGTGCTGGAAGCCCACCGCCCCATCTGCAAAATCCCAGAAGGGGCCAAGGAGAGTGACACTGGCGGCACAGGCggcaccagcagcaccagcagcccACCAGCCCCCTCTTGCCCTGTGCCTTGTATCTCCCTTTCCCCGGGGCCTGTGCTTGAACCTGAAGCATTGCACACCCCCACGCTCATGACTACACCCTCCCTGACGCCTTTCACCCCCAGTCTGGTCTTCACCTACCCCAGCACCCCTGAACCCTGTGCCTCAGCCCATCgcaagagcagcagcagcagtggggacCCGTCCTCTGACCCGCTTGGCTCCCCCACCCTCCTGGCCTTATGA
- the EFEMP2 gene encoding EGF-containing fibulin-like extracellular matrix protein 2, translating to MLPFASCLPGSLLLWALLLLLLGAASPQDSEEPDSYTECTDGYEWDPDSQHCRDVNECLTIPEACKGEMKCINHYGGYLCLPRSAAVINDLHGEGPPPPVPPAQHPNPCLAGYEPDDQESCVDVDECAQDLHDCRPSQECHNLPGSYQCTCPDGYRKIGPECVDIDECRYRYCQHRCVNLPGSFRCQCEPGFQLGPNNRSCVDVNECDMGAPCEQRCFNSYGTFLCRCHQGYELHRDGFSCSDIDECSYSSYLCQYRCVNEPGRFSCHCPQGYQLLATRLCQDIDECESGAHQCSEAQTCVNFHGGYRCVDTNRCVEPYVQVSDNRCLCPASNPLCREQPSSIVHRYMSITSERSVPADVFQIQATSVYPGAYNAFQIRAGNSQGDFYIRQINNVSAMLVLARPVTGPREYVLDLEMVTMNSLMSYRASSVLRLTVFVGAYTF from the exons aTGCTCCCCTTCGCCTCGTGCCTTCCCGGGTCTCTACTGCTCTGGGCACTGCTGCTGTTGCTCTTGGGGGCAGCGTCTCCCCAGGATTCCGAGGAGCCTGACAGCTACACG GAATGCACAGATGGTTATGAGTGGGACCCGGACAGCCAGCACTGCCGGG ATGTCAACGAGTGCCTGACCATCCCCGAGGCCTGCAAAGGGGAGATGAAATGCATCAACCACTATGGGGGCTACTTGTGCCTGCCCCGCTCGGCCGCCGTCATCAATGACCTGCATGGCGAGGGACCCCCACCACCAGTGCCCCCTGCTCAACACCCCAACCCCTGCCTAGCAGGCTATGAGCCTGATGATCAAGAGAGCTGTGTGG ATGTGGACGAATGTGCACAGGACCTGCATGACTGCCGTCCCAGCCAGGAGTGCCATAACCTACCTGGCTCCTACCAGTGCACCTGCCCTGATGGCTACCGCAAGATTGGGCCCGAATGTGTGG aTATAGACGAGTGCCGCTACCGCTACTGCCAGCACCGCTGCGTGAACCTGCCTGGCTCCTTTCGCTGCCAGTGCGAGCCGGGCTTCCAGCTGGGGCCTAACAACCGCTCCTGTGTGG ATGTGAACGAATGTGACATGGGGGCTCCATGTGAGCAGCGCTGCTTCAACTCCTATGGGACCTTCCTGTGTCGCTGTCACCAGGGCTATGAGCTGCATCGGGATGGCTTCTCCTGCAGTG ATATCGATGAGTGCAGCTACTCCAGTTACCTCTGCCAGTACCGCTGTGTCAACGAGCCAGGTCGCTTCTCCTGCCATTGTCCCCAAGGCTACCAGCTGCTGGCCACGCGCCTCTGCCAAG ACATTGACGAGTGCGAGTCTGGTGCGCACCAGTGCTCCGAGGCCCAAACCTGTGTCAACTTCCATGGGGGCTACCGCTGCGTGGACACCAACCGCTGCGTGGAGCCCTACGTCCAAGTGTCCGACAA TCGCTGCCTCTGTCCGGCCTCCAACCCCCTGTGCCGGGAGCAGCCCTCGTCCATCGTGCACCGCTACATGAGCATCACCTCCGAACGGAGCGTGCCCGCCGACGTGTTCCAGATCCAAGCGACCTCCGTCTACCCCGGCGCCTACAATGCCTTTCAGATCCGTGCCGGAAACTCGCAGGGGGACTTCTACATTAGG CAAATCAACAATGTCAGCGCCATGCTGGTCCTCGCCCGGCCCGTGACGGGCCCCCGGGAGTACGTGCTGGACCTCGAGATGGTCACCATGAACTCCCTCATGAGCTACCGAGCCAGCTCTGTACTGAGACTCACCGTCTTCGTGGGGGCCTACACCTTCTGA
- the CFL1 gene encoding cofilin-1 isoform X1, translating into MASGVAVSDGVIKVFNDMKVRKSSTPEEVKKRKKAVLFCLSEDKKNIILEEGKEILVGDVGQTVDDPYATFVKMLPDKDCRYALYDATYETKESKKEDLVFIFWAPESAPLKSKMIYASSKDAIKKKLTGIKHELQANCYEEVKDRCTLAEKLGGSAVISLEGKPL; encoded by the exons ATG GCCTCTGGTGTGGCTGTCTCTGATGGCGTCATCAAAGTGTTCAATGACATGAAGGTGCGTAAGTCGTCAACACCAGAGGAGGTAAAGAAGCGCAAGAAGGCAGTGCTCTTCTGCCTGAGTGAGGACAAGAAGAACATCATCCTCGAGGAGGGCAAGGAGATCCTGGTAGGTGATGTGGGCCAGACCGTAGACGACCCCTACGCCACCTTTGTCAAGATGCTGCCAGATAAGGACTGCCGCTACGCCCTCTATGACGCAACCTACGAGACCAAGGAGAGCAAGAAGGAGGACCTGGTGTTTATCTTCTG GGCCCCTGAGTCTGCACCCCTTAAGAGCAAAATGATCTACGCCAGCTCCAAGGACGCCATCAAGAAGAAGCTGACGG GGATCAAGCATGAATTACAAGCAAACTGCTACGAGGAGGTCAAGGACCGTTGCACTCTGGCAGAGAAGCTGGGGGGCAGCGCCGTCATCTCCCTGGAGGGCAAGCCTTTGTga
- the FIBP gene encoding acidic fibroblast growth factor intracellular-binding protein isoform X2, with the protein MTSELDIFVGNTTLIDEDVYRLWLDGYSVGDAVALRVRSGILEQTGATAAVLQSDTMDHYRTFHMLERLLHAPPKLLHQLIYQIPPSRQALLIERYYAFDEAFVREVLGKKLSKGTKKDLDDISTKTGITLKSCRRQFDNFKRVFKVVEEMRGSLVDNVQQHFLLSDRLARDYAAIVFFANNRFETGKKKLQYLSFGDFAFCAELMIQNWTLGAVDSQVDDMDMDLDKEFLQDLKELKVLVADKDLLDLHKSLVCTALRGKLGVFSEMEANFKNLSRGLVNVATKLTHNKDVRDLFVDLVEKFVEPCRSDHWPLSDVRLFLNQYSASVHSLDGFRHQALWDRYMGTLRGCLLRLYHD; encoded by the exons ATGACTAGTGAGCTGGATATCTTCGTGGGGAACACGACCCTCATCGACGAGGACGTGTATCGCCTCTGGCTGGATGGTTACTCGG TGGGCGACGCAGTGGCCCTGAGGGTGCGCTCAGGAATCCTGGAGCAGACGGGTGCCACGGCCGCGGTGCTGCAGAGCGACACTATGGACCACTACCGTACTTTCCACATGCTCGAGCGCCTGCTGCACGCACCGCCCAAGTTGCTGCACCAGCTCATCTACCAGATCCCGCCCTCCCGACAGGCGCTGCTCATCGAGAG GTACTACGCCTTTGATGAGGCCTTTGTGCGGGAGGTCCTGGGCAAGAAGCTGTCCAAGGGCACCAAGAAAGACCTGGACGACATCAGCACCAAAACAGGCATCACCCTCAAGAGCTGCCGGAGACAG TTTGACAATTTCAAGCGAGTCTTCAAGGTGGTGGAGGAAATGCGGGGCTCCCTGGTTGATAACGTCCAGCAACACTTCCTCCTCTCCGACCGGCTGGCCAG GGACTATGCAGCCATTGTCTTCTTTGCCAACAACCGCTTTGAGACAGGGAAGAAAAAACTGCAGTACCTGAGCTTTGGCGACTTTGCCTTCTGTGCTGAGCTCATGATCCAGAACTGGACCCTCGGAGCCGTCG ACTCCCAGGTGGATGACATGGACATGGACTTAGACAAGGAGTTTCTTCAGGACTTGAAGGAGCTCAAGGTGCTTGTAGCTGACAAGGACCTTCTGGACCTGCACAAGAG CCTGGTGTGCACCGCCCTTCGAGGAAAGCTCGGTGTCTTCTCTGAAATGGAAGCCAACTTCAAG AACCTGTCCCGGGGGCTGGTGAATGTGGCCACCAAGCTGACTCACAATAAGGACGTCAGAGACCTATTTGTGGACCTCGTGGAAAAG TTCGTGGAACCCTGCCGCTCTGACCACTGGCCATTGAGTGACGTGCGGCTCTTCTTGAATCAGTATTCGGCGTCGGTCCACTCCCTGGATGGCTTCCG GCACCAGGCCCTCTGGGACCGCTACATGGGTACCCTCCGTGGCTGCCTCCTGCGCCTCTATCATGACTGA
- the CCDC85B gene encoding coiled-coil domain-containing protein 85B: protein MEAEAGGLEELTDEEMAALGKEELVRRLRREEAARLAALVQRGRLMQEVNRQLQGHLGEIRELKQLNRRLQAENRELRDLCCFLDSERQRGRRAARQWQLFGTQASRAVREDLGGCWQKLAELEGRQEELLRENLALKELCLALGEEWGPRGGPGGAGGSGAGPTPELALPPCGPRDLGDGSSSTGSVGSPDQLPLACSPDD from the coding sequence ATGGAGGCCGAGGCAGGCGGCCTGGAGGAGCTGACGGACGAGGAGATGGCGGCACTGGGCAAGGAGGAGCTGGTGCGGCGCCTGCGGCGGGAGGAGGCGGCGCGCCTGGCGGCTCTGGTGCAGCGCGGCCGCCTCATGCAGGAGGTGAATCGGCAGCTGCAGGGTCACCTGGGCGAGATCCGCGAGCTCAAGCAGCTCAACCGGCGCCTACAGGCCGAGAACCGCGAGCTGCGCGACCTTTGCTGCTTCCTAGACTCGGAGCGCCAGCGCGGGCGGCGCGCCGCACGCCAGTGGCAGCTCTTCGGGACCCAAGCATCCCGGGCCGTGCGCGAGGACCTGGGCGGTTGTTGGCAGAAGCTGGCCGAGCTGGAGGGCCGCCAGGAGGAGCTGCTGCGGGAGAACCTGGCGCTTAAGGAGCTCTGCCTGGCGCTGGGCGAGGAGTGGGGCCCCCGCGGTGGCCCCGGCGGCGCGGGGGGCTCAGGCGCCGGGCCGACGCCCGAGCTCGCCTTGCCCCCCTGCGGACCCCGCGACCTGGGCGATGGAAGCTCCAGTACTGGCAGCGTGGGCAGTCCCGATCAGTTGCCCCTGGCCTGCTCCCCAGATGACTGA
- the CTSW gene encoding cathepsin W isoform X2, which yields MAQTVHLSCLLALLVAGLAEGFNGSPGGQDPGPRPLELKEVFTLFQIQYNRSYSSPAEYAHRLDIFARNLAQAQRLQEDDLGTAEFGVSPFSDLTEEEFGQLYGHRRAAAGAPHVGRKVESEKWEKTVPQTCDWQKAAGVISSVKNQEMCNCCWAMAAAGNIEALWAITYHQSVEVSIQQLLDCDRCGNGCKGGFVWDAFLTVLNNSGLASEKDYPFRGDAKRHRCQAKKPKVAWIQDFIRLPEDEQKIAEYLATHGPITVTINMKLLQQYQKGVIKATPTTCDPQHLDHSVLLVGFGGGKSVEGRRPGAVSSQSRPRRSSSYWILKNSWGAKWGEEGYFRLHRGSNTCGITKYALTALVDQPRKKRPVSCPP from the exons ATGGCCCAAACCGTccacctctcctgcctcctggccctaTTGGTGGCAGGTCTGGCTGAAGGCTTCAATGGCTCCCCCGGGGGCCAG GACCCAGGGCCCCGGCCGCTGGAGCTGAAAGAGGTCTTCACGTTATTCCAGATCCAGTACAACCGGAGTTACTCGAGCCCAGCAG AGTATGCTCACCGCCTGGACATCTTTGCCCGCAACCTGGCTCAGGCTCAGCGACTGCAGGAGGACGACTTGGGCACGGCTGAGTTTGGGGTGTCCCCATTCAGTGACCTCACAG AGGAGGAGTTTGGCCAGCTCTATGGGCATCGGAGGGCGGCTGCAGGGGCCCCCCACGTGGGCAGAAAGGTAGAGTCTGAAAAGTGGGAGAAGACAGTGCCCCAGACCTGTGACTGGCAGAAGGCAGCCGGTGTCATCTCATCCGTCAAGAACCAG GAAATGTGTAACTGCTGCTGGGCCATGGCGGCTGCGGGCAACATTGAGGCCCTGTGGGCCATCACATACCATCAGTCTGTGGAAGTCTCCATACAGC AGCTGCTCGACTGTGACCGCTGTGGGAATGGCTGCAAGGGTGGCTTCGTCTGGGACGCGTTCCTGACTGTTCTCAACAACA GTGGCCTGGCCAGTGAAAAGGACTATCCATTCCGGGGGGATGCCAAACGCCACAGGTGCCAGGCCAAGAAGCCCAAGGTGGCCTGGATCCAGGATTTCATCAGGCTGCCGGAGGACGAGCAGA AAATCGCCGAGTACCTGGCCACCCATGGCCCCATCACCGTGACCATCAACATGAAGCTACtgcag CAATACCAAAAGGGTGTGATCAAGGCCACGCCCACCACCTGTGACCCCCAGCATTTGGATCATTCTGTCTTGCTGGTGGGTTTCGGTGGAGGCAAGTCAGTGGAGGGGAGGCGGCCAGGGGCAGTCTCATCCCAGTCTCGTCCTCGCCGCTCCTCCTCATACTGGATCCTGAAGAACTCCTGGGGGGCCAAGTGGGGCGAGGAG GGCTATTTCCGGCTACATCGAGGGAGCAATACATGTGGCATCACCAAGTACGCGCTCACTGCCCTAGTGGACCAACCACGTAAGAAGCGGCCAgtctcctgccctccctga
- the MUS81 gene encoding crossover junction endonuclease MUS81: protein MAAPVRLGRKRPLPACPNPLFVRWLTEWRDEAASRGRRTQFVFQKALRSLRRYPLPLRSGKEAKILQHFGDGLCRMLDHRLQQHRASGGDHALGSPSGEKSPAPEGPPAEEVQDPSMPVPAQPKAGGSGSYWPARHSGARAILLLLYREHLNPSGHSFLTKEELLQRCAQKAPRVAPGSTRPWPALRSLLHRNLVLRTHQPARYSLTPEGLELAQKLAESEGPTWLNVGIGPEEPPGEQPEVPGAASAELGASEGSVQQPPLELGPGEYRVLLCVDVGETKGAGHRPELLRELQRLHVTHTVRKLHVGDFVWVAQETRPSDPARPKELVLDHIVERKRLDDLCSSIIDGRFREQKFRLKRCGLGRRVYLVEEHGSVHNLSLPESTLLQAVTNTQVIDGFFVKRTADIKESAAYLALFTRGLQRLYQGHTLRSRPWGTPGDPESGAGPSPNPLCSLLTFNDFNAGAIKNKAQSVREVFARQLMQVRGVSGEKAAALVDRYSTPASLLAAYDTCATPKEQEMLLSTIKCGRLQRNLGPTLSRTLSQLYCTYGPLT from the exons ATGGCGGCGCCGGTCCGCCTGGGCCGGAAACGCCCGCTGCCGGCTTGCCCCAACCCGCTCTTCGTACGCTGGCTGACCGAGTGGCGGGACGAGGCAGCCAGCAGGGGTCGCCGCACGCAGTTCGTGTTTCAGAAG GCGCTGCGCTCCCTCCGGCGGTACCCACTGCCCCTGCGCAGCGGCAAGGAAGCTAAGATCCTCCAGCACTTCGGAGACGGGCTTTGCCGGATGCTGGACCACCGGCTGCAGCAGCACCGAGCATCGGGCG GTGATCATGCCCTGGGATCACCATCTGGAGAGAAGAGTCCAGCTCCGGAAGGGCCACCTGCTGAAGAAGTCCAGGACCCTTCCATGCCA GTTCCTGCACAGCCCaaagcaggaggttctggcagctACTGGCCAGCTCGGCACTCAGGAGCACGAGCAATACTGCTGCTGCTCTACAGGGAGCACCTG AATCCTAGTGGCCACAGTTTCTTAACGAAGGAGGAGCTGCTGCAGAGGTGTGCGCAGAAGGCTCCCAGG GTGGCCCCTGGGAGTACTCGACCCTGGCCAGCCCTCCGCTCCCTCCTCCACAGGAATCTGGTCCTCAGGACACACCAACCAGCCAG GTACTCACTGACCCCGGAGGGTCTGGAGCTGGCCCAGAAGCTGGCCGAGTCAGAGGGCCCAACTTGGCTGAATGTGGGCATCGGGCCAGAGGAGCCCCCTGGGGAGCAGCCTGAAGTGCCAGGAGCAGCCTCAGCCGAGct TGGTGCCAGCGAAGGGAGCGTCCAGCAACCGCCACTGGAGCTGGGGCCTGGAGAATACAGGGTGCTGTTGTGTGTGGATGTTGGCGAGACCAAGGG GGCAGGGCACAGGCCAGAGCTGCTCCGGGAGCTGCAGCGGCTGCACGTGACCCACACGGTGCGCAAGCTGCACGTTGGGGACTTTGTGTGGGTAGCACAGGAGACCAGGCCCAGCGATCCAG CGAGACCGAAGGAACTAGTCCTAGACCACATTGTGGAGCGCAAGCGGCTGGATGACTTGTGTAGCAGCATCATCGATGGTCGCTTCCGGGAGCAGAAG TTCCGGTTGAAGCGCTGTGGCCTGGGACGCCGAGTATACCTGGTGGAGGAGCATGGCTCAGTGCACAACCTCAGCCTTCCCGAGAGCACACTGCTGCAGGCTGTCACCAACACTCAG GTCATTGATGGCTTCTTTGTGAAGCGCACAGCGGACATTAAGGAGTCAGCTGCCTACCTGGCCCTCTTCACGCGGGGCCTTCAGAGACTCTACCAG GGCCACACGTTACGCAGTCGCCCCTGGGGAACCCCAGGGGACCCTGAATCAGGGGCTGGGCCCTCCCCAAACCCTCTCTGCTCGCTCCTCACCTTCAATGACTTCAACGCGGGAGCCATCAAGAACAAG GCCCAGTCGGTGCGCGAGGTGTTCGCCCGGCAGCTGATGCAGGTGCGCGGAGTGAGTGGGGAGAAGGCAGCAGCCCTGGTGGATCGGTACAGCACCCCCGCCAG cctacTGGCCGCCTATGACACCTGTGCCACCCCCAAGGAACAGGAGATGCTGCTGAGCACCATCAAGTGTGGCCGTCTGCAGAG GAATCTGGGGCCCACCCTGAGCAGGACCTTGTCCCAGCTCTACTGCACCTACGGCCCCCTAACCTGA